Proteins co-encoded in one Dyella japonica A8 genomic window:
- a CDS encoding SphA family protein, protein MTDGQALRKGRRAGTRAGGILCVCLLAAMAPCVQATEGAGGMYLLGSQSLDAGLSPAPGWYVTVVGVQYSGSVSGTVQGGVVVKELDKRSDSLTALLLYAPQRKVLGGQLALSVGAPYAYVRLSGEVQGPRRLVQRSVSGTGLSDTSLGARLGWRLGPAFSHALALTVWAPTGDYQKGFTPSTGHNRWAGDFTWALTYAPGNHRTEVSAALGYGINSPNTTTRYLSGNELHLELSVGQRLTPHFELGLSGYTYRQVTADSGAGALFGSLKGRVSGAGPALNYSSKLGGYGLILAARYYHEFDAKRHFRGDLALASATLHF, encoded by the coding sequence ATGACTGATGGCCAGGCGCTTCGCAAAGGTCGCCGTGCTGGCACCCGCGCCGGCGGCATCCTCTGCGTTTGCCTGCTGGCCGCGATGGCGCCGTGCGTTCAAGCCACGGAGGGTGCCGGCGGCATGTACCTGCTTGGCAGCCAGTCGCTGGATGCAGGCCTGAGCCCGGCGCCCGGCTGGTACGTCACGGTGGTGGGCGTCCAGTACAGCGGCTCGGTCAGCGGCACGGTCCAGGGAGGCGTGGTCGTCAAGGAACTCGATAAGCGCTCGGACAGCCTGACTGCCCTGCTGCTCTACGCGCCCCAACGGAAGGTGCTCGGTGGCCAGCTTGCGCTCTCAGTGGGCGCGCCTTACGCCTACGTCAGGTTGAGCGGCGAGGTGCAAGGCCCGCGGAGACTGGTGCAGCGTTCTGTAAGCGGCACGGGGCTCAGCGACACCAGCCTGGGCGCGCGTCTTGGCTGGCGACTTGGCCCTGCCTTCAGCCATGCGCTGGCACTCACCGTGTGGGCTCCTACCGGCGATTACCAGAAGGGTTTCACGCCCTCCACCGGACATAACCGCTGGGCGGGCGATTTCACCTGGGCGCTGACGTATGCGCCGGGAAATCACCGCACGGAAGTGTCCGCCGCCCTTGGCTACGGCATCAACTCGCCCAACACCACCACGCGCTACCTCAGCGGCAACGAACTGCATCTGGAACTTAGCGTGGGGCAGCGGCTGACGCCGCACTTCGAGCTGGGCCTGTCGGGGTACACCTATCGCCAGGTGACGGCTGACTCCGGTGCGGGCGCCCTCTTTGGCTCACTGAAGGGACGCGTCAGCGGCGCCGGCCCCGCACTGAACTACAGCAGCAAGCTCGGCGGCTACGGCCTCATCCTTGCAGCACGCTACTACCACGAGTTCGATGCCAAGCGGCATTTTCGCGGTGACCTGGCGCTGGCATCCGCCACCCTGCACTTCTGA
- a CDS encoding GGDEF domain-containing protein, producing the protein MTLAWSRQASINRHFRWLVLAVYAAILPFAAWGLFHQWSAYREAEASAQDFDRFRAALTAMEQLSIERMATSQWMTQSADAQPDDHARIDVARRALNARMDGLGRSMRAPACRSCDNLIASFDAARSTLADARARIDAILATAPPLRSVDGMNDAMAHLTGTSSQLATFAGNNVSRSVQHDPDTVRYIYAASFAALLRDQAGQLGAQVSLALADHRRLSPDELRHIEQTTGEIRLLDWLSTTVVQERASMSDALVRHVDSTYMRDGLDYAQAVVKQNQEGGQHTAADQFRQRYIAYLAPIATLRDEALRLGSATLQADEGRQRLRLIVIAAAFVLLTSFLWLVTRQFHRKIVLPFVAARRIALELATNHAPTRPDNARYRGEIRDLFTALGVLSDNNQRRLELERERERLIGELRHAAETDFLTGLLNRRAFHARALQMLSESRAAGDWLAFTAFDVDHFKRINDTYGHEAGDLALKKLAELCGETWRTEDLVARTGGEEFAAIARIKHPDQSTTAARRLMERLHRETILTADGRRFSMTASFGVTVTCPDDAPSLDSLLRSADSLLYRAKERGRDRIEAAPFQQDLAGATDADRRSGL; encoded by the coding sequence ATGACGCTCGCGTGGTCCAGGCAGGCTTCCATCAACCGCCATTTCAGGTGGCTGGTGCTGGCGGTGTATGCCGCCATCCTGCCGTTCGCGGCATGGGGACTGTTCCACCAATGGTCTGCCTATCGGGAGGCCGAGGCCTCGGCGCAGGATTTCGACCGGTTCCGCGCCGCGCTCACCGCGATGGAGCAGCTCTCCATCGAGCGCATGGCCACGTCGCAGTGGATGACGCAGTCGGCGGATGCACAGCCCGACGATCATGCCCGGATCGATGTCGCCCGCCGTGCGCTGAATGCACGCATGGATGGGCTCGGTCGATCCATGCGCGCGCCGGCCTGTCGTTCATGCGACAACCTGATCGCCAGCTTCGACGCAGCCCGCTCCACGTTGGCCGATGCCCGCGCGCGGATCGATGCGATCCTTGCCACGGCGCCACCGCTGCGATCCGTCGATGGCATGAATGACGCCATGGCCCACCTGACGGGTACCAGCTCGCAGCTTGCGACGTTCGCGGGCAACAACGTGTCCCGCTCGGTGCAGCACGACCCGGATACGGTCCGCTATATCTATGCCGCGTCGTTCGCGGCGCTGCTGCGCGACCAGGCCGGACAGCTCGGCGCACAGGTCTCCCTGGCGTTGGCCGACCACCGCAGGCTTTCGCCGGACGAGCTGCGCCACATCGAACAGACCACCGGCGAGATCCGCCTGCTCGACTGGCTGAGCACGACGGTCGTGCAGGAGCGCGCATCGATGTCCGACGCGCTGGTTCGTCATGTGGACAGCACCTACATGCGCGATGGACTGGACTATGCCCAAGCCGTGGTGAAGCAAAATCAGGAAGGTGGACAGCACACCGCCGCGGATCAGTTCAGGCAACGCTACATCGCCTATCTGGCCCCCATCGCGACCCTGCGGGACGAAGCACTCCGCCTGGGCTCGGCGACGCTGCAGGCCGATGAAGGCAGGCAACGCCTGCGCCTGATCGTCATCGCCGCGGCGTTTGTGCTGCTGACGAGCTTTCTGTGGCTGGTGACGCGGCAGTTCCACCGGAAGATCGTATTGCCCTTCGTCGCTGCACGCCGCATCGCACTGGAGCTGGCGACCAACCATGCGCCGACGCGTCCGGACAATGCCCGCTACCGGGGAGAAATTAGGGATCTGTTCACCGCGCTTGGCGTACTGAGTGACAACAATCAGCGCCGCCTGGAGCTGGAGCGCGAACGCGAACGCCTCATCGGTGAACTTCGCCATGCGGCGGAAACCGATTTCCTCACCGGCCTGCTCAACCGCCGCGCATTCCACGCCCGCGCCCTCCAGATGCTGTCCGAATCGCGCGCCGCCGGGGATTGGCTGGCATTCACCGCCTTCGATGTGGATCACTTCAAGCGCATCAACGATACATACGGCCATGAAGCCGGCGATCTGGCACTGAAGAAGCTCGCCGAACTGTGCGGCGAAACATGGCGAACCGAGGATCTCGTGGCCAGAACCGGTGGCGAGGAGTTCGCCGCCATCGCCAGAATCAAGCACCCCGACCAGTCCACCACCGCCGCACGGCGCCTGATGGAGCGACTGCATCGGGAAACCATCCTTACCGCCGACGGCAGGCGCTTTTCCATGACGGCGAGCTTTGGCGTCACCGTCACCTGTCCCGACGATGCCCCCTCGCTGGACTCGCTCCTGAGGTCCGCCGACAGCCTGCTCTATCGGGCGAAAGAACGGGGACGGGATCGCATCGAGGCCGCCCCGTTCCAACAGGACCTGGCAGGCGCGACGGATGCCGACCGGCGTTCCGGCCTGTGA
- a CDS encoding TetR/AcrR family transcriptional regulator codes for MSKQGKTDEKPLSERAREQRERILAAAQDCFVRYGFHAASMANIAEAAKMSAGLIYRYFPNKSAIVLAIIERQTEMELEDMRAFDSSMDLTEMLVETFGTWTRPTPDMRIMNAALFLEASAEATRDEAVATAMHQVDQLYFGELQAILTRPAAEGGFGMPAELARQRALVLTCLVEGLAVRAARDPALDPQWLRSALGEAMQHLLAPR; via the coding sequence ATGAGCAAGCAGGGGAAAACCGACGAAAAGCCACTGAGCGAACGCGCCAGGGAGCAGCGTGAGCGCATCCTGGCGGCCGCGCAGGATTGCTTTGTCCGATACGGCTTCCATGCGGCGAGCATGGCCAACATCGCCGAGGCGGCGAAGATGAGCGCGGGCCTCATCTACCGTTATTTTCCCAACAAGAGTGCGATCGTGCTGGCCATCATCGAGCGCCAGACCGAGATGGAGCTGGAGGACATGCGCGCCTTCGACTCCTCGATGGACCTGACCGAGATGCTGGTGGAAACCTTCGGCACCTGGACCCGGCCCACGCCCGACATGCGCATCATGAATGCCGCGCTGTTCCTGGAGGCGAGTGCAGAGGCCACCCGCGACGAGGCGGTGGCCACGGCCATGCACCAGGTCGATCAGCTCTATTTCGGCGAGCTGCAGGCGATTTTGACGCGGCCGGCGGCGGAGGGCGGCTTCGGCATGCCGGCCGAACTGGCCCGGCAGCGTGCGCTGGTGCTTACCTGTCTGGTGGAAGGCCTGGCCGTGCGCGCCGCGCGCGACCCGGCGCTGGATCCGCAGTGGTTGCGCTCGGCATTGGGTGAGGCGATGCAGCACTTGCTGGCGCCGCGCTGA
- a CDS encoding efflux transporter outer membrane subunit, producing MTKPILTACCAAIALVIGGCVNMAPKLPAAQADIPAVWPLPEAAAGVPGRASDIGWRQFFTDPKLAHLIELSLDNNRDLRVAILNVEKARAQYRIQRADRVPSINVVGQSTRTGGSGQAVSDQASVELGTANFELDLFGRVHSLSTAALERYLAQDESRRSAQLSLIAEVANAYLTLAADQESLKVAQATRDNQEASFHLTQQRHALGAASQLDLSQAQTTVESARADMARYAGQVAQDTNALRLLVGAPLDESLLPDGLNGGVTMLGALPAGLPSDVLLRRPDILQTEHLLRAANADVGAARAAFFPSIQLTGSAGTASTGLSGLFKGGSGAWTFMPQITVPIFQGGRLTAQLAGAKADQQIALAQYEKAIQTGFREVADALVLTGTLADQRQAQEALESAAARADELSRARYRAGRDSYLESLVTQRALYSAQQQLIATRLAEQTNRVTLYKVLGGGWNERAP from the coding sequence ATGACTAAGCCCATCCTCACCGCGTGCTGTGCGGCGATCGCCCTGGTCATCGGCGGTTGCGTGAACATGGCGCCGAAACTGCCGGCCGCGCAGGCGGATATCCCCGCCGTCTGGCCTCTGCCGGAGGCAGCCGCCGGCGTGCCGGGGCGTGCGTCGGATATCGGTTGGCGCCAGTTCTTCACCGATCCGAAGCTGGCGCACCTGATCGAGCTGTCACTGGACAACAACCGCGACCTGCGCGTGGCGATACTGAACGTGGAGAAGGCGCGTGCGCAGTACCGCATCCAGCGTGCCGACCGCGTGCCGTCGATCAACGTGGTTGGCCAGTCCACCCGCACAGGTGGCAGCGGCCAGGCAGTCAGTGATCAGGCAAGTGTGGAGCTGGGCACGGCCAACTTCGAACTGGACCTGTTCGGCCGCGTGCACTCGCTGAGCACGGCCGCGCTGGAACGGTACCTTGCGCAGGACGAATCACGGCGCAGCGCGCAACTGAGCCTGATCGCCGAGGTGGCCAATGCGTACCTCACGCTGGCGGCGGATCAGGAGTCGCTGAAAGTGGCCCAGGCCACGCGCGACAACCAGGAGGCGTCGTTCCATCTGACACAGCAGCGACATGCGTTGGGCGCCGCATCCCAGCTGGACCTGAGCCAGGCGCAGACCACCGTGGAAAGCGCGCGTGCTGATATGGCCCGCTACGCCGGTCAGGTGGCGCAGGACACCAATGCCTTGCGCCTGCTGGTGGGCGCGCCACTGGATGAATCGCTGCTGCCCGATGGCCTGAATGGCGGCGTCACCATGCTGGGTGCCTTGCCGGCGGGACTGCCTTCCGACGTGCTGCTGCGCCGGCCCGACATCCTGCAGACGGAACACCTGCTGCGTGCGGCCAATGCGGATGTCGGCGCGGCGCGGGCGGCATTCTTCCCCTCCATCCAGCTCACCGGCAGCGCGGGCACGGCGAGCACCGGTCTCTCTGGCCTCTTCAAAGGCGGTAGCGGTGCCTGGACGTTCATGCCGCAGATTACCGTGCCGATTTTCCAGGGCGGCCGGCTCACGGCACAGCTCGCGGGCGCCAAGGCCGACCAGCAGATCGCGCTGGCGCAGTACGAGAAAGCCATCCAGACCGGCTTTCGCGAAGTCGCCGATGCGCTGGTGCTGACCGGCACGCTGGCCGACCAGCGCCAGGCACAGGAGGCACTGGAGAGCGCGGCAGCGCGGGCGGATGAACTGTCCAGGGCGCGTTATCGCGCGGGGCGGGACAGCTACCTGGAGTCGCTGGTGACGCAGCGTGCGCTGTACAGCGCGCAGCAACAACTGATCGCGACGCGGCTGGCCGAGCAGACCAACCGGGTCACTTTGTATAAAGTGCTCGGAGGCGGCTGGAACGAACGCGCACCATGA
- a CDS encoding efflux RND transporter permease subunit: protein MARFFIDRPIFAWVIAIIVMLAGALSLLRLPVSQYPVIAPPQVTINANYPGASAQAAEDSVTQVIEQNMKGLDGLIYMSATSDSSGSVQVTLTFQNGTNPDIAQVQVQNKLQLATPLLPQIVQQQGINVVKSSSGFLMVVGFVSEDGRLDGDDISDFVTASVVDPLSRVEGVGNIEVFGSKYAMRIWLDPNKLDTYKLTPAEVVAALRAQNQQVAVGQIGGNPAVKGQKLNATVIAQQRLQTPEQFRNIVVRSNTDGSVLTLGDVARVELGLQEYGFTSKYNGKPATGIAVSLTSGANALATAERVTAALKQMEPSFPRGVKSVVAFDTTPFVKVSIKGVIKTLLEAIVLVFLVMYLFLQNFRATLIPTIAVPVVLLGTFGVLAAMGYSINMLTMFAMVLAIGLLVDDAIVVVENVERVMSEEGLSPLEATRKSMSQITGALVGIALVLSAVFVPMAFLSGSTGVIYRQFSVTIVSSMALSVLVAIVLTPALCATLLKPIAKGHHASDRGFFGWFNRKFDQGTQKYERSVGGILARGRRFLLVFVVMSAAMVVVFLRLPTSFLPMEDQGFVFAMVQAPVGATTESTGQVMGRVEKQFMDDPAVDSVFSVQGFSFAGGGQNTGMAFVQLKDWSLRHGHDLSLDAVTGRAMGAFSQIKQAMVFAFAPPAVPELGNSAGFDFYLKDNAGLGHAALVEARNQFVQAAAQNKLLANVRANGQDDTPQFRIDVDYRKAAAQGLAIGDINDTLTMAWGGQYIDDFMDRGRVKRVFVQADAPFRMAPEDFEKWSVRNASGAMVPFRAFASTRWDFGSPRLERYNGASAMEINGEAAPGVSSGVAMAEVEKLVAALPHGIGMEWTGQSYQEREAGAQAPLLYTLSVLVVFLCLAALYESWSIPTAVLLVAPLGILGTVTAAYFRGLDRDVYFQVAMLTTVGLSSKNAILIVEFAKENLEKGMALIAATLLAVRTRLRPILMTSLAFGLGVLPLALAAGAGSGAQRAIGTGVLGGMIAGTALGIFFVPLFFVTVQRVFVRKKAPANTAQAMGEMTHD from the coding sequence ATGGCCCGGTTTTTCATCGATCGCCCCATCTTCGCGTGGGTCATCGCCATCATCGTCATGCTGGCCGGTGCGTTGTCGCTGCTGCGCCTGCCGGTATCGCAATACCCGGTGATCGCGCCGCCGCAGGTGACCATCAACGCCAACTATCCCGGTGCGTCCGCACAGGCGGCGGAAGACTCGGTGACGCAGGTCATCGAGCAGAACATGAAGGGCCTGGATGGCCTGATCTACATGTCCGCCACCAGCGACTCCAGTGGCTCGGTGCAGGTGACGCTCACCTTCCAGAACGGCACCAACCCCGACATCGCCCAGGTGCAGGTGCAGAACAAGCTGCAGCTGGCCACGCCGCTGCTGCCGCAGATCGTGCAGCAGCAGGGCATCAACGTGGTGAAGTCGAGCTCGGGCTTCCTGATGGTGGTGGGCTTCGTGTCCGAGGACGGACGCCTGGATGGCGATGACATCTCCGACTTCGTCACCGCCAGCGTGGTCGATCCGCTCAGCCGCGTGGAAGGCGTGGGCAATATCGAGGTGTTCGGCTCCAAGTACGCCATGCGCATCTGGCTGGATCCGAACAAGCTCGATACCTACAAGCTGACGCCTGCCGAGGTGGTGGCGGCGCTGCGTGCACAGAACCAGCAGGTGGCCGTGGGGCAGATCGGCGGCAACCCGGCAGTGAAGGGCCAGAAGCTCAATGCCACGGTGATCGCGCAGCAACGCCTGCAGACGCCCGAGCAGTTTCGCAACATCGTGGTCCGCAGCAATACGGACGGCTCGGTGCTGACCCTGGGCGACGTGGCGCGTGTGGAGCTTGGCCTGCAGGAGTACGGCTTCACCAGCAAGTACAACGGCAAGCCGGCCACTGGCATTGCCGTCTCGCTCACCTCCGGCGCCAACGCGCTGGCCACGGCCGAGCGCGTGACGGCGGCCCTCAAGCAGATGGAGCCCTCGTTCCCGCGCGGGGTGAAGTCGGTGGTTGCGTTCGACACCACACCGTTCGTGAAGGTGTCGATCAAGGGCGTGATCAAGACGCTGCTGGAAGCCATCGTGCTGGTGTTCCTGGTGATGTATCTGTTCCTGCAGAACTTCCGGGCCACGCTGATTCCCACCATCGCGGTGCCGGTGGTGTTGCTGGGCACGTTCGGCGTGCTGGCGGCCATGGGCTACTCCATCAACATGCTGACCATGTTCGCCATGGTGCTGGCCATTGGCCTGCTGGTGGACGACGCCATCGTGGTGGTGGAGAACGTCGAGCGCGTGATGAGCGAAGAGGGGCTCTCGCCCCTGGAAGCCACGCGCAAGTCGATGTCGCAGATCACCGGCGCACTGGTGGGCATCGCCCTGGTGCTGTCGGCGGTGTTCGTGCCGATGGCCTTCCTCAGCGGCTCCACCGGTGTGATTTATCGCCAGTTCTCGGTGACCATCGTGTCGTCGATGGCCTTGTCGGTGCTGGTGGCCATTGTGTTGACACCGGCGCTGTGCGCCACCCTGCTCAAGCCCATCGCGAAGGGCCATCACGCATCCGATCGTGGCTTCTTTGGCTGGTTCAATCGCAAGTTCGACCAGGGCACGCAGAAGTACGAGCGCAGTGTCGGCGGCATCCTCGCGCGGGGCCGGCGCTTCCTGCTGGTGTTCGTGGTGATGAGCGCCGCCATGGTGGTGGTGTTCCTGCGCCTGCCCACCTCGTTCCTGCCGATGGAAGACCAGGGCTTTGTCTTCGCCATGGTGCAGGCGCCCGTGGGCGCCACCACCGAGAGCACGGGGCAGGTGATGGGCCGCGTGGAGAAGCAATTCATGGACGATCCGGCGGTGGATTCGGTGTTCTCCGTGCAGGGCTTCAGTTTTGCCGGCGGCGGCCAGAACACGGGCATGGCGTTCGTGCAGTTGAAGGACTGGAGCCTGCGCCACGGCCACGACCTGAGCCTGGATGCCGTCACCGGACGCGCCATGGGCGCCTTCAGCCAGATCAAGCAGGCGATGGTGTTTGCCTTTGCGCCGCCGGCCGTGCCGGAACTGGGCAACTCGGCCGGCTTCGACTTCTACCTGAAGGACAACGCCGGGCTCGGCCACGCGGCGCTGGTCGAGGCGCGCAATCAGTTCGTGCAGGCGGCGGCGCAGAACAAGCTGCTCGCCAACGTGCGCGCCAACGGCCAGGACGATACGCCGCAATTCCGCATCGACGTGGATTACCGCAAGGCAGCGGCGCAGGGGCTGGCCATCGGCGACATCAACGACACCCTGACGATGGCCTGGGGTGGTCAGTACATCGACGACTTCATGGACCGCGGCCGCGTGAAGCGCGTGTTCGTGCAGGCCGACGCGCCGTTCCGCATGGCGCCGGAAGACTTCGAGAAGTGGTCTGTGCGCAACGCCAGCGGCGCGATGGTGCCGTTCCGTGCCTTTGCCAGCACGCGCTGGGACTTCGGCTCGCCGCGCCTGGAGCGCTACAACGGCGCGTCGGCCATGGAGATCAACGGCGAGGCCGCGCCGGGCGTGAGCTCGGGCGTGGCCATGGCCGAGGTCGAGAAGCTGGTGGCGGCGCTGCCGCACGGCATCGGCATGGAATGGACCGGCCAGTCGTACCAGGAACGCGAAGCCGGTGCGCAGGCGCCGCTGCTGTACACCTTGTCGGTGCTGGTGGTGTTCCTGTGCCTGGCGGCGCTGTACGAGAGCTGGTCCATTCCCACCGCCGTGCTGCTGGTGGCGCCGCTGGGCATTCTCGGCACGGTGACGGCGGCGTATTTCCGTGGCCTGGACCGCGATGTGTACTTCCAGGTGGCGATGCTCACCACGGTGGGCCTGTCGAGCAAGAACGCAATCCTGATCGTGGAGTTCGCCAAGGAGAACCTGGAGAAGGGCATGGCGCTGATTGCCGCCACGCTGCTGGCGGTGCGCACGCGCCTGCGTCCGATCCTGATGACGTCGCTGGCGTTCGGACTGGGCGTGCTGCCGCTGGCGCTGGCCGCCGGTGCGGGCTCGGGTGCGCAGCGCGCGATCGGCACCGGCGTGCTGGGCGGCATGATCGCCGGTACCGCGCTGGGCATTTTCTTCGTGCCGCTGTTCTTCGTGACGGTGCAGCGCGTGTTCGTCAGGAAGAAAGCGCCAGCCAACACGGCACAGGCGATGGGGGAGATGACCCATGACTAA
- a CDS encoding efflux RND transporter periplasmic adaptor subunit produces MSLVRRFLRPWLASVLVPAAMALAACSGKTQAPHGGAAEVTVVTLKPRPVTVTRELPGRTNAFLMAEVRPQVNGIIKQRLFEEGAMVKAGQPLYQLEDAQYRADNNNAKATLAKARAALYSAQLNARRTSDLARIDAASKQDDENATAAWRQAEADVAAAQASVESTGVTLAFARIVSPITGRIGKSSVTPGALVTANQADPMARVQQLDPVYVDVTQSSSELLALRKQIATGALKETDGTPVKILLEDGTPYAHQGKLQFSDVSVDPTTGSFALRVIVPNPEHVLLPGMYVRAVLDKGSNPQALLVPQPGIARDPKGGATAMVVDKDGKAALRDVQVSRTIGDQWLVESGLAAGDKVIVEGLQMIQPGMAVHATEAGAPASAAAAAGAAQASVAK; encoded by the coding sequence ATGTCTCTCGTACGCAGGTTTTTGCGCCCATGGTTGGCGAGTGTCCTGGTTCCGGCCGCGATGGCGCTGGCGGCCTGCAGCGGCAAGACCCAGGCGCCGCACGGCGGCGCCGCCGAGGTCACCGTGGTCACGCTCAAGCCGCGGCCAGTCACGGTCACCCGCGAGCTGCCGGGACGCACCAACGCCTTCCTGATGGCGGAGGTCCGGCCGCAGGTGAACGGCATCATCAAGCAGCGCCTGTTCGAAGAGGGCGCGATGGTGAAGGCCGGCCAGCCGCTCTATCAGTTGGAGGACGCCCAGTACCGCGCCGACAACAACAACGCCAAGGCCACCCTCGCGAAGGCCAGGGCCGCGCTGTATTCGGCACAGCTCAACGCCAGGCGCACCAGCGACCTGGCGCGCATCGATGCGGCGAGCAAGCAGGACGACGAGAACGCCACCGCCGCGTGGCGACAGGCCGAGGCCGACGTGGCCGCGGCGCAGGCGTCGGTGGAAAGCACCGGCGTGACGCTGGCCTTTGCGCGCATCGTGTCGCCGATCACCGGTCGCATCGGCAAATCCAGCGTGACGCCGGGCGCACTGGTGACGGCCAACCAGGCCGATCCCATGGCGCGCGTGCAGCAACTCGACCCGGTGTACGTGGACGTGACCCAGTCCAGCAGCGAGCTGCTGGCGTTGCGCAAGCAGATCGCCACCGGCGCCCTGAAGGAAACCGACGGCACGCCGGTGAAGATCCTGCTGGAAGACGGCACGCCCTACGCGCACCAAGGCAAGCTCCAGTTTTCCGATGTCAGTGTGGACCCGACCACCGGCAGCTTTGCGTTGCGCGTGATCGTGCCCAATCCCGAACATGTGCTGCTGCCGGGCATGTACGTGCGCGCCGTGCTGGACAAGGGCAGCAACCCGCAGGCGCTGCTGGTGCCGCAGCCGGGCATCGCACGCGACCCCAAGGGCGGCGCGACGGCCATGGTGGTGGACAAGGACGGCAAGGCCGCGCTGCGCGACGTACAGGTGAGCCGCACCATCGGCGACCAGTGGCTGGTCGAAAGCGGCCTGGCGGCCGGCGACAAGGTGATCGTGGAAGGGCTGCAGATGATCCAGCCCGGCATGGCTGTGCACGCCACCGAAGCGGGTGCGCCCGCTTCTGCCGCTGCTGCGGCCGGGGCGGCGCAGGCGTCGGTGGCCAAATAA
- a CDS encoding efflux transporter outer membrane subunit — protein MKRFPRHLLALAVAAALAGCSFAPPAKPPKAPEPASYTVAPAPVASAEAGGVSQRFTAGVPAVPVWWHAYGSAELDAMVDEGLRNSPSLEATRHTLESVRQQYRAEVGNALWPSLDAGGQVSRQRALGLPNIGRPTNIYNVFAGQLQLGYDFDLFGVSRNEVKQAAAQVDAQSYQFDAARRALAANIVISAVRASSLAEQVSATERLSTLAREQVDLADKAYRLGAAAHEDVLGAQRNAASIDAGLPGLRAQALRERHALAVLMGRTPDQSPAVLTLASLSLPADVPVVVPSELLSQRPDVLAAEANVRATSAQVGVATGNMFPHLSLSASLGTGAFDRARLFTGAGTIWGATAGLTQPIFHGGALRAQRKAAIANYEAAIAQYQQTVLGAFQNVADTLTALDQDALALKAAEGGETSARQSNDDAQQRYRLGSVSYPVTVASEQRWQNARVQAIQATAARLIDTAALYQAMGTPSDETVGGRGDGVPSRDGQGAR, from the coding sequence ATGAAGCGTTTCCCCCGTCACCTGCTGGCGCTTGCCGTGGCCGCCGCGCTGGCCGGTTGTTCGTTCGCGCCGCCGGCCAAGCCACCCAAGGCGCCGGAACCCGCCAGCTACACCGTGGCACCGGCGCCTGTCGCCAGTGCCGAAGCCGGCGGCGTGTCGCAGCGCTTCACCGCTGGCGTCCCGGCCGTGCCCGTGTGGTGGCATGCCTATGGCTCGGCAGAACTGGACGCGATGGTCGACGAAGGCCTGCGCAACAGCCCGTCGCTGGAGGCGACGCGGCACACGCTGGAATCGGTGCGTCAGCAATATCGCGCCGAAGTGGGCAACGCCTTGTGGCCTTCGCTGGATGCCGGTGGCCAGGTGAGTCGCCAGCGCGCGCTGGGCCTGCCCAATATCGGCCGGCCGACCAACATCTACAACGTCTTCGCGGGGCAGTTGCAGCTGGGTTACGACTTCGACCTGTTCGGCGTCTCGCGTAACGAGGTGAAGCAGGCCGCGGCGCAGGTGGACGCACAGTCGTACCAGTTCGATGCGGCAAGGCGTGCGCTTGCCGCCAATATCGTGATCAGCGCCGTGCGTGCGTCGTCGCTGGCGGAGCAGGTGAGTGCCACGGAGCGGTTGTCCACGCTGGCGCGCGAGCAGGTGGACCTTGCCGACAAGGCTTACCGGCTCGGCGCCGCCGCGCATGAAGACGTGCTGGGGGCACAGCGCAACGCTGCATCCATCGATGCCGGTTTGCCCGGCCTGCGCGCGCAGGCCCTGCGCGAACGCCACGCGCTTGCCGTGCTGATGGGGCGCACGCCGGATCAGTCGCCGGCCGTGCTGACGCTGGCCAGCCTGAGCCTGCCGGCCGACGTGCCGGTAGTCGTGCCGTCCGAGTTGCTGAGCCAGCGGCCGGATGTGCTGGCGGCGGAGGCGAACGTGCGCGCGACGTCCGCGCAGGTCGGCGTGGCCACCGGCAACATGTTTCCGCATCTTTCGCTGAGCGCGTCGCTGGGCACGGGGGCGTTTGATCGCGCCAGGCTTTTCACGGGGGCAGGGACCATCTGGGGCGCCACCGCCGGCCTTACCCAGCCGATCTTCCACGGCGGCGCGTTGCGTGCGCAGCGCAAGGCGGCCATCGCGAACTACGAGGCGGCGATCGCGCAGTACCAGCAGACCGTGCTGGGCGCGTTCCAGAACGTTGCCGATACGCTCACCGCACTCGACCAGGACGCGCTTGCGCTCAAGGCCGCGGAAGGCGGCGAGACCTCGGCGCGGCAGTCCAACGACGATGCGCAGCAGCGCTATCGGCTGGGTTCTGTGTCCTACCCGGTCACGGTGGCCAGCGAGCAACGCTGGCAGAACGCGCGCGTGCAGGCCATCCAGGCGACCGCGGCGCGCCTGATCGATACCGCGGCGCTGTACCAGGCGATGGGTACGCCGAGCGATGAAACCGTCGGCGGGCGAGGCGATGGCGTTCCGTCGCGGGACGGGCAGGGCGCCCGTTGA